The following is a genomic window from Halorientalis litorea.
GCCATCGGCCAGTTCCGCCAGCAGCTGTTTCGCCCACTTCGAGTCGGTGTCGTCGCCACCGAACGGTGTTTCGGCCGAGATTCGGTGCTTGAGCTTGAGATTCGCTGCACCCCAATGAGAGTAGTGGAGCGTGTACTGTCCGTCTGTGCGTTCGTACGCAACGAGTGCGCGGTGGCCCATTGAACAATCTCCTTGCAGGACGACCCACGACTGGATCGCCCCGCACCCCTCCCGGGGGACGAACAACGCTACTCGTCGATCGGGTCGGGGGAACTGAGGTCCGCGTGGAGGACTTCGCCGTCGCGAACGACGTACCGTTTCGCCAGCACGGGAAACCGGCACTTGGTAAATCCGGCTGTCTGGATGTCGAATTCTTCGTTCGGTTCGAGATACTCCGCGAGCGACCGGAGGAACTCGTGAGTGACGATGCCACCGTCGTAGTCAGGAAGACCGTTCTCACGGGCCTCGTACACTTCGAAGCTGTCGTAGCCCCAGATAACGAGTTCGCCGTCGTCGTCCACTTCCCAGTTGAGCGTCCCGAAGCAGTGGTTCTCACAGAGCTCGCGGACTGCCTGTGGATCCGATACGAGCGCGCCGGTCGATGTCGTTGCGGCTTGCAATGTTGCCATGGATTGTTCTCGGGAGCGGTCTCGCGCCCCCGCACCCTTTCAGGGGGCGAGCAACTGCTCACGCTGTGACGGCCACATGACGTTGCGCTGCCGATGCGTCGAGCTGTCAGGATTCTCTGTTGATGTCACCGTCCCTCGTCGTATTCGGTTGGGTGAGAAAATCTACCTGCTCGAGGAGCGTCGTCGCGGTGCTAATTCGCTCTCGATCAGCGGGCTCCAATTGGTCGCTGTCGATACTGGTGAGGCTACTGAGCGCGCGGTGGAGTCGATAGCCGGGGGTGTCTCGTGGATCCATGTGTGCGCCTCCGCCAATTCTCGGCGCCGAAAAACACCGGCGGGCAGTCAGCAGGTGTGGTATCGTCGGGTGGTCGCGAGCTGGCTTCTGTTAACCAACAACTCCGAGCCGACACCAGAATTGTTGGTTAATTTGACGTCGTCTTTACTGATCGGCTTCGGGTTCGGGCCCGTAGCGTGGCGTGCCGCACCGCTGACAGCCCCACATTGGCTGCCCGGTCCACTCGTCATCGGGGACAGCCTCGAATTCGCGGAATCGATGCTTAGTCTCCCGATCACACTCTCGACACTCGAGGTGAGTTCTGTTTGGGCGCTCGCGTCGTGGCTGTTCGGTATCGGTCTTGTCAACGGATTTCTGGAGCGCAATCGCTGGCACCAGCCAGAGGTCGTTGTCTGCGTCCTCACGTAGGCTTGCAAGACGAGCTTCGGTGCGAACCTCGCTCCCGGTTTCGTCGTAGAGGAACGTCGTGTGCTCGCCGTCGTGACAGGACTGCGTCGTCTCTGTCCACGCCGTCCGCTCACGAGCAGCCGCGAGCAGCTGATTACCACATTCAGACGTGACCCGTGTCGCCGAGGGGAGCGAGGGCCACTGATCGACAAGCCGTGGGGCCGGTTCCTCGTCGAGATCATAGATTAGCTTGCAGTCATCGACTACTGGGTCATCGTCTGCCTTCGCGAGGAGGGTGGCCGCAGCAGATCCCTTCCCGACGGCGCCGTAGAACGTCGACGCCTCAACGACTATGTGGATGATATGGAGGAGAGTCTGTTCGGCAGTCGATGTGTCCTGATCGTCGGCTGCTTCGAGATGGTTCGTGAGACAGAACCGGCACTTCGACTGGCCAGCGGGGATCGACGCTCCACAGGAATCGCACTCGGTCTCACCTTCTGTCGGGTCGTCTGGATAGCCCGCGTCGACGCCACCAGAGCGTTGCCGCCGGGGCTCGCCACTACTACTGGCGAGTTGATCGTCGGGAACGTGGGTCGCTTCGCCGAGCGGTCGGAGGGCTTCGTAGTCGGCGTACTGGTCGGTCATAGAGTGATCTGGCCGTATCATGCTTCGTCTTCGGGTTTAAATAATGGCTCTCACATCAATCAGCCTACAGACATACAATCGAAAATCAGCAGTGTGGGCGTTAGACAGCCAGTTCGTCCAGTGTGTCGCGGTGGGTCCGCACGGTGACCACCGAGACGTTCGCAACGTCAGCGACGTCCGACTGGGTGAGCCATTGCCCGTCTTCGCGTCCGGCTTTGTACAGACAGGCTGCAGCGAACCCGGACGGCCGAACCCCGGTGGTTGCCCCAGTCGATTCGGATGCTTCCGCCAACTGCCGAGCCCGCTGCCGGATTTGATCGGAGACGTCGAGCTCCGAGGCCAACCGCGGAACGAACGCACTGGGCGTCACGGGTTGGGCTGGCAGGCCAAGTTCCGTATTCAGCGTCGTGTATGCGTTCGTCACCCGCGATTGCTCGACGCGCGCCGACTCGGTGATGTCGTCGAGCGTTCGTGGTCGCCCGTTACACCGACACGCTCCGTAGACACTCGCGGCGGCCATCGCCTCAATCGACCGGCCCTGCAGGAGTTCCTCGTTCTGAGCGCTGCGGAAGAGCTGGCAGGCCTGGTCACGGATCGTCTCGGATAGTTCGAGCGTACTACTGATCCGGCGGACTTCACTAAGCCCGTGTGCGAGGTTGCGTTCGGCTTTCGACTGAAACCGCCCACGCGTCTGTTCACGGCGCATCCGAGCGAGCCGCCGTCGCTTCTGTCCTGAGAGTTCGTTCCCGTTCGCATCGGTCCCGTGGCCGATCTCCGTCGACAACCCACGATCGTGCCGCGCCGCTGTCAACGGAGCACCCGTGCGCTCCCGTTCGTCTTCGTCGAACCCTCGCCACTCTGGCCCGTGGTCGATCCGCTGCTCGTCGACGACGAGTCCACAGTCCTCGCAGACGGTTTCAACCGCGTTGGTTGTAACTTGCCCGTTACACTCGGGACACTGCGTAGCATTCGAGTCGGTCTGGACGTCTTCGTCGAACGTCGTTTCGTAGATCTCTCTGGTTGCCATGGATACTCACGAGGGGACTCACGCGGATCGCGTCTCTCGGAGTGCCCCTCACCCATCAGGGGCACATACACACCACACGGAACAGCGCTGACACTGGAGGGCTGCGGTGGCGAAAGCCCGGCCGCGAAACGGCGCGTGAGCGCCGTGAGCAGCCCGGACCGTGGAGGTGGTGGGAGGTGGCGGTGACCGCGTACACACCAGCAAAAAAGGGGTGCGCCGACCGGCTATTCCCACCACCGACCGCGCTCAGGGAACATAATGGTGCTCCACCCAGTGACAGCCAGTGAGACGCGCCCCTCGTACCAGTTCCGGGCTACCTTGTGAATACGCACCTGCTCGCCCTCTTCAATCCACGGCGCATCTGATTTCTCCCAGATCGTCACCTTCGTTTTTCCACTGTCGTCTGCGATCAGCCCGACTTGAGCGATGGCCGGCGAGTCCGCATCCCAGAGTACTTCGACTCGACCCTCGATGCTCACCTCTTTGCGATTGACGTCCTCGAGCTTCCCAATGGGGATCACCGTCCCAGGCGCCGTCTGCAACTCCTCGAACATCCCGACGACTGCACTCGTTAGGTCTTTCCCACCGACGACGGCTTCACCCAACCGCCGGCCAATCGCTGCTCGCGACCAGCCATCCAGTTTTTCCGCCAACCGCATCGACTGCTTGTTCACCGCCGCCAACTGCTCCTGCGTGAGCTCTGCACGAGGATCGTCTCGCTCCGGGTCAGCCATCGGATTCACGCTCGCTGCCCGCTTCTGGAACTTCACACGCCGCTCAGCGCTTCGCTTCGCTGCGATGTCTCGCGTCCGCTTCGCACGCCCCTCCTGCTGACTGAGTTCTGCCTGGGCACTGATGTGTTCCAACTCGGCCTCTCGTGCCTTGATGCGCTCTTCCTGTTCGAGGGTCTTCCCGAACAGGTGATCCGGGCCTTCCTCGACGCGCGCGTCTGGGTGGTTGGAATCGACTTTG
Proteins encoded in this region:
- a CDS encoding transcription initiation factor IIB; amino-acid sequence: MATREIYETTFDEDVQTDSNATQCPECNGQVTTNAVETVCEDCGLVVDEQRIDHGPEWRGFDEDERERTGAPLTAARHDRGLSTEIGHGTDANGNELSGQKRRRLARMRREQTRGRFQSKAERNLAHGLSEVRRISSTLELSETIRDQACQLFRSAQNEELLQGRSIEAMAAASVYGACRCNGRPRTLDDITESARVEQSRVTNAYTTLNTELGLPAQPVTPSAFVPRLASELDVSDQIRQRARQLAEASESTGATTGVRPSGFAAACLYKAGREDGQWLTQSDVADVANVSVVTVRTHRDTLDELAV
- a CDS encoding DNA-binding protein, with translation MSSNNVTTDVVSVDEQAFEKHDEGEVDEDGFEVVDETPEFRATVDMEVQAKVDSNHPDARVEEGPDHLFGKTLEQEERIKAREAELEHISAQAELSQQEGRAKRTRDIAAKRSAERRVKFQKRAASVNPMADPERDDPRAELTQEQLAAVNKQSMRLAEKLDGWSRAAIGRRLGEAVVGGKDLTSAVVGMFEELQTAPGTVIPIGKLEDVNRKEVSIEGRVEVLWDADSPAIAQVGLIADDSGKTKVTIWEKSDAPWIEEGEQVRIHKVARNWYEGRVSLAVTGWSTIMFPERGRWWE
- a CDS encoding biosurfactant protein 1, with the translated sequence MTDQYADYEALRPLGEATHVPDDQLASSSGEPRRQRSGGVDAGYPDDPTEGETECDSCGASIPAGQSKCRFCLTNHLEAADDQDTSTAEQTLLHIIHIVVEASTFYGAVGKGSAAATLLAKADDDPVVDDCKLIYDLDEEPAPRLVDQWPSLPSATRVTSECGNQLLAAARERTAWTETTQSCHDGEHTTFLYDETGSEVRTEARLASLREDADNDLWLVPAIALQKSVDKTDTEQPRRERPNRTHLECRECDRETKHRFREFEAVPDDEWTGQPMWGCQRCGTPRYGPEPEADQ